The proteins below come from a single Drosophila teissieri strain GT53w chromosome 3L, Prin_Dtei_1.1, whole genome shotgun sequence genomic window:
- the LOC122617039 gene encoding EARP-interacting protein homolog, translating to MDENSLIYGLELQARALTPQYGESNDVCFFIATNSLKPTNQVHLIQYEEEQGSVQSKVFEHALGEVWKLNSCPRNSRLLASVYNVQKGAQVLTKAALFTLPENLNPDPEQLKSEYLPWEQVEVLDTEALGERVKTIEFHPNQDTLACVVDNKVAVMQRAEASTRVVAEVPASGSSSGSAKHTQHFTTGKWSHHHQGHQFLTLQDGNLSAYDVRDTQHCAWSINDAHGQMVRDLDCNPNKQCHLVTGGDDGYLRIWDCRMAKAPVFERSDHSHWVWCVRFNTFHDQLLLSSSSDCKVLLTCAGSVSSETQVQAGLDESNFSGAEAEERHKLLPDGLLQTFDQHEDSVYCAEWSNVDPWIFASLSYDGRVIISKVPKQYKYQIIF from the exons ATGGATGAAAACAGCTTGATATACGGACTGGAACTCCAGGCTCGGGCCCTAACACCTCAGTACGGAGAGAGCAACGATGTGTGCTTCTTCATAGCCACCAACTCCTTGAAACCCACGAATCAGGTGCACTTAATTCAGtacgaggaggagcagggatCCGTGCAATCAAAG GTCTTTGAGCATGCCCTGGGTGAAGTGTGGAAACTTAATAGTTGCCCTCGCAATTCTCGCCTGCTGGCCTCCGTCTACAATGTGCAAAAGGGAGCACAAGTGCTCACCAAAGCGGCTCTGTTCACGCTGCCCGAGAATCTCAATCCGGATCCGGAGCAGCTGAAGTCGGAGTACCTGCCCTGGGAGCAGGTTGAGGTCCTGGACACTGAAGCACTGGGCGAACGTGTTAAGACCATCGAATTCCATCCCAATCAGGACACCCTCGCCTGCGTGGTGGACAACAAGGTAGCTGTGATGCAGCGCGCTGAAGCCTCCACTCGCGTGGTGGCCGAGGTGCCGGCTAGCGGATCCTCCAGTGGATCTGCAAAGCATACACAGCATTTCACCACCGGCAAGTGGTCACATCACCATCAGGGACACCAGTTTCTCACCCTCCAGGATGGCAATCTGAGCGCCTACGATGTGCGGGATACACAGCATTGCGCCTGGAGCATTAACGATGCGCACGGACAAATGGTCCGCGACCTGGACTGCAATCCCAACAAGCAGTGCCATTTGGTCACCGGCGGGGACGATGGTTACTTGAGAATCTGGGACTGTCGCATGGCCAAGGCTCCGGTTTTCGAGCGCTCCGATCATTCGCATTGGGTTTGGTGCGTGCGCTTCAACACGTTCCACGACCAACTGCTCCTCTCCAGCTCCAGTGACTGCAAGGTGCTGCTCACCTGCGCGGGATCTGTAAGTTCAGAGACCCAGGTTCAGGCAGGACTAGATGAGTCCAATTTCAGTGGTGCAGAAGCCGAGGAGCGGCACAAACTCTTGCCAGATGGTCTGTTGCAGACCTTTGATCAGCACGAGGATTCTGTTTACTGTGCCGAGTGGAGCAATGTGGATCCGTGGATCTTTGCTTCCCTCAGCTACGATGGCCGCGTCATAATCTCAAAGGTGCCCAAGCAGTACAAGTACCAGATTATATTTTAA
- the LOC122615809 gene encoding 1,5-anhydro-D-fructose reductase isoform X1: MKLAPTVKLNNGYEMPILGLGTYNSKDNEGEAAVKHAIDVGYRHIDTAYFYQNEAEVGKAIRDKIAEGVVKREDIFLVTKLWNVFHDPERVECICRKQLSNFGLEYIDLYLMHMPVGYKYVDENTLMPKNEDDVLQLSDVDYLDTYKAMEKLVKLGLVRSIGVSNFNSEQLARVLANCEIKPVTNQVECSPALNQKALTAFCKKNDVTLTGYTPLGKPKPDIQKPDFIYSPEVAVIAKKYGKTAPQIVLRYLVGLGVIPIPKSSNTNRISENFDIFDFELTAEEMAVLDGYHTGERVVPLNLIKGLNHKYYPFSIEF, encoded by the exons ATGAAGCTTGCTCCAACTGTTAAGCTGAACAATGGCTACGAGATGCCAATTTTGGGTCTCGGCACCTACAAT TCCAAGGACAACGAAGGCGAGGCCGCTGTGAAGCACGCCATCGATGTGGGCTATCGCCATATAGATACGGCTTATTTCTACCAAAACGAGGCCGAAGTGGGCAAGGCGATTCGGGACAAAATCGCAGAGGGCGTGGTCAAGCGAGAGGATATATTCCTGGTCACTAAG CTTTGGAACGTTTTCCACGATCCTGAGCGTGTTGAGTGCATTTGCCGCAAGCAGCTGAGCAATTTCGGCTTGGAGTACATCGATCTGTACCTGATGCACATGCCAGTGGGCTACAAATATGTTGATGAGAACACTCTGATGCCGAAGAATGAGGACGATGTGCTTCAACTAAGCGATGTGGACTATCTGGATACCTACAAGGCCATGGAAAAGCTGGTGAAACTGGGGCTGGTCCGCAGCATCGGAGTTTCCAACTTCAATAGCGAGCAGCTGGCACGTGTTTTGGCTAACTGCGAGATCAAGCCCGTCACTAACCAGGTGGAGTGCTCTCCTGCCCTCAACCAGAAGGCTTTGACAGCCTTCTGCAAGAAGAACGACGTCACTTTGACGGGCTACACGCCATTGGGAAAGCCCAAGCCGGATATCCAGAAGCCGGACTTTATCTATTCCCCGGAGGTGGCTGTTATTGCCAAGAAATATGGCAAGACTGCACCGCAGATTGTTCTGCGCTACCTG GTTGGTCTGGGTgtcattcccattcccaagtCATCGAATACTAACCGAATTTCTGAAAACTTCGATATCTTCGATTTTGAGCTGACGGCCGAGGAAATGGCCGTTCTCGATGGGTATCACACTGGCGAACGTGTGGTGCCATTAAATTTGATCAAGGGTCTGAACCACAAGTACTATCCCTTTTCAATTGAGttttaa
- the LOC122615809 gene encoding aldo-keto reductase family 1 member B1 isoform X2 yields MKLAPTVKLNNGYEMPILGLGTYNLKKSRCEAAVCHALEMGYRHIDTAYLYRNESIIGKVLAKLIGDKKIKREQVFLVTKLWDIYHEPKMVKYACEMQLKLLGVDYIDLYLMHSPVGVDYISDDDLMPHENDQLMTNDVDYVDTYKSMEQLVHLGLVRSLGLSNFNVSQLKRLLEHCQVKPVSLQIECHPELVQIPLIELCKLHNITVVAYSPLGRPKACNPLPEYYTDAKLLALAAKYGRTPAQIILRYLIDIGTVPIPKAAQRAHLVENLDIFDFHLTPEELLQLKIYNTGRRIWKFEKAKNHQYYPY; encoded by the exons ATGAAGCTTGCTCCAACTGTTAAGCTGAACAATGGCTACGAGATGCCAATTTTGGGTCTCGGCACCTACAAT CTCAAGAAGTCTCGCTGTGAGGCTGCAGTGTGCCACGCCCTTGAAATGGGCTATCGGCATATAGACACCGCCTATCTGTACAGGAACGAGAGCATTATAGGCAAGGTTTTAGCTAAACTTATAGGcgacaagaaaataaaacgcgAACAGGTGTTTCTGGTCACCAAG CTGTGGGACATATATCACGAACCCAAGATGGTGAAATACGCCtgtgaaatgcaattaaagctGCTGGGCGTGGATTATATAGATCTATATCTGATGCATTCGCCCGTGGGTGTGGACTATATCTCAGATGATGATCTGATGCCCCACGAGAATGACCAGCTGATGACCAA CGATGTGGACTATGTGGACACCTACAAAAGTATGGAGCAACTGGTGCATCTGGGACTTGTGCGCAGCTTGGGATTGTCTAACTTTAATGTCAGTCAGCTGAAGAGATTACTAGAACACTGCCAAGTCAAACCTGTGAGCCTTCAAATCGAATGCCATCCGGAATTGGTGCAAATTCCCTTAATTGAGCTCTGTAAATTGCACAACATCACGGTGGTTGCCTATTCGCCACTGGGGCGTCCCAAAGCCTGCAATCCGCTGCCGGAATACTATACTGATGCCAAACTACTGGCCCTGGCAGCGAAATATGGCAGGACCCCAGCACAAATCATTCTAAGATACTTG ATCGACATTGGCACGGTACCTATTCCAAAAGCTGCCCAGCGAGCCCATCTCGTCGAGAATCTGGATATATTTGATTTCCACCTAACGCCGGAGGAGTTGCTTCAGTTGAAGATCTACAATACAGGGCGGAGAATTTGGAAATTTGAAAAAGCCAAGAATCATCAGTACTATCCTTActaa
- the LOC122617042 gene encoding ubiquitin-conjugating enzyme E2 C, which translates to MAQNISPEQSGGAGGGGTKHSDDSMPVKDNHAVSKRLHKELMNLMMANEKGISAFPDGENIFKWVGTIAGPRNTVYSGQTYRLSLDFPNSYPYAAPVVKFLTSCFHPNVDLQGAICLDILKDKWSALYDVRTILLSIQSLLGEPNNESPLNAQAAMMWNDQKEYKKYLDAFYEKHKDT; encoded by the exons ATGGCGCAGAATATCAGCCCCGAACAaagtggaggagcaggaggtggcGGCACCAAGCACAGCGATGACTCCATGCCCGTGAAAGACAATCACGCCGTGAGTAAAAG ACTGCACAAGGAACTGATGAACCTGATGATGGCCAACGAGAAGGGCATCTCAGCGTTCCCGGACGGCGAGAACATCTTCAAGTGGGTGGGCACCATTGCGGGACCACGGAACACGGTGTATTCGGGGCAGACGTACCGCCTGTCCCTGGATTTTCCCAACTCCTACCCGTATGCAGCGCCCGTGGTGAAGTTCCTGACGTCCTGCTTCCATCCCAATGTTGATCTGCAGGGCGCCATATGCCTGGACATACTGAAGGACAAATGGTCCGCCCTGTACGATGTGCGCACCATTCTGCTGTCCATACAATCCCTGCTGGGCGAACCGAACAACGAGAGTCCACTGAATGCGCAGGCCGCGATGATGTGGAACGACCAAAAGGAGTACAAAAAATATCTAGACGCCTTCTATGAGAAACACAAGGACACCTAG
- the LOC122617041 gene encoding kxDL motif-containing protein CG10681 encodes MSHLGLTDVHQSADATPDLESFTGFGNSAAEAFIQSLAGMVNQSDVETMIRAQKQMLQRFEKTNEMLLNCNALSQSRLKSASEDFKRHVKCLSEMKKDLDYIFRKIRVIKQKLQLQFPAIYAEVQPQRSSLAEEAEDDAEAQAKKNTETPAPTAPKPVLSTKKSAATIEYVQMEEAVDNGTVEIENELIKRVCSVETANPNDSSDCTSEDTG; translated from the exons ATGAGCCACTTGGGCCTTACGGATGTGCACCAGTCCGCGGATGCCACTCCTGACCTGGAATCCTTCACTGGTTTTGGCAACTCCGCCGCCGAGGCTTTCATACAAAGCCTCGCAGGAATGGTGAATCAAAGCGATGTGGAAACCATGATTAGAGCTCAAAAGCAAAT GCTGCAACGCTTTGAGAAGACCAACGAGATGCTGCTCAACTGCAATGCCTTATCGCAGAGTCGTCTGAAAAGTGCGAGCGAGGATTTCAAAAGACATGTGAAATGCCTGAGCGAAATGAAGAAGGATCTGGATTATATATTCCGAAAGATACGGGTCATTAAGCAgaagctgcagttgcagttcccCGCCATTTACGCCGAAGTTCAGCCGCAGAGAAGCAGCTTGGCGGAAGAAGCCGAGGATGATGCGGAAGCCCAGGCAAAAAAGAATACAGAAACACCTGCACCCACTGCACCAAAGCCAGTATTATCCACCAAGAAGAGTGCCGCCACCATCGAGTACGTGCAGATGGAAGAGGCAGTGGACAATGGCACTGTGGAGATCGAAAACGAGCTGATCAAACGAGTTTGCTCCGTGGAAACTGCCAATCCCAATGATTCCTCCGACTGCACATCCGAGGATACTGGTTGA